One part of the Anaerolineae bacterium genome encodes these proteins:
- a CDS encoding site-specific integrase, protein MARRRQGRQDTGAVQLSLFGDEQAIQAGSQVRPPAPQASLRRANAWFAGRMASLDYSANTVESYTTAVELLARFLGDDVSLRQIRASHLRRYLQWLSERGRDTPVKTLALRVTGIRRFFELLQEEGVLPDNPAADLYAPGGEVPLPDVVTAEEQDRMRQVAWASHGRPDRPDSRPLLLLMLTLELGLRRGELEELSRGQVLTAEPVVAIRIHHRGRRHRYKNRTLPAPAGFREVYRAYLSQYPSGDERVFAASTRTLHRVLERLGREAHTGVLVTPNVMRWSCALRWYFELPADEVRQRLGLSPVGWEDALRVLEGLARRLDAG, encoded by the coding sequence ATGGCGCGGCGCAGGCAGGGGCGACAGGACACGGGGGCGGTGCAGCTATCGCTGTTCGGCGACGAGCAGGCCATCCAGGCCGGCAGCCAGGTGCGACCTCCGGCCCCGCAGGCCAGTCTCCGCCGGGCCAACGCCTGGTTCGCCGGCCGCATGGCGTCGCTTGACTACAGCGCCAACACCGTGGAGAGCTACACCACTGCGGTAGAGCTGCTGGCTCGTTTCCTGGGAGATGACGTGAGCCTGCGCCAGATCCGGGCCTCTCACCTGCGGCGTTACCTACAGTGGCTGTCGGAGCGGGGGCGGGACACACCGGTCAAGACTCTCGCCCTGCGCGTGACGGGCATCCGCCGCTTCTTCGAGCTTCTCCAGGAGGAAGGCGTCCTCCCCGACAACCCGGCGGCCGACCTCTACGCCCCGGGAGGGGAAGTGCCCCTACCGGACGTGGTCACAGCCGAGGAGCAAGACCGCATGCGTCAGGTTGCCTGGGCCTCGCACGGGCGACCGGACCGACCTGATTCCCGCCCGCTCTTGCTGCTCATGCTCACCCTCGAGCTGGGCCTTCGCCGAGGGGAGCTAGAGGAGCTGTCCCGCGGCCAGGTGCTCACGGCGGAGCCGGTGGTGGCCATCCGCATCCACCATCGCGGTCGGCGCCACCGCTACAAGAACCGCACCCTGCCCGCTCCGGCCGGCTTCCGAGAGGTGTATCGGGCCTACCTGAGCCAGTACCCTTCGGGCGACGAGCGGGTATTCGCCGCTTCCACCCGTACTCTGCACCGGGTGCTGGAGCGGCTGGGCCGGGAGGCGCACACGGGAGTGCTGGTGACCCCGAACGTGATGCGCTGGAGCTGTGCCCTGCGCTGGTACTTCGAGCTACCTGCGGACGAGGTGCGCCAGCGGCTGGGCCTGAGCCCGGTGGGTTGGGAGGATGCCCTCCGCGTGCTAGAGGGGCTCGCCCGGCGCCTCGATGCTGGCTAG
- a CDS encoding sulfatase-like hydrolase/transferase produces MVAWPPQAAKKLTPEPSRTRTNVIFILTDDQGIWASGCYGNPEIRTPNIDRLAATGVRFSNFFCTSPVCSPSRATLMTGRVPSRHGVHDWIREGNVPPNAVEYLQGQTTYTDVLAAHGYHCGISGKWHLGASQLQQHHFSHWYVHQSGGGPYHNAPMVRDGKLINEPGYVTNAITDDALAFLEARAGEEAPFYLSVHYTAPHSPWTGHPQDIVDSYDDCPFESCPQEPRHPWAIWLTDQNLGNRESLKGYFAAVTAMDADVGRILDRVEELSLRENTLIIFNSDNGFSCGHHGFWGKGNGTFPLNMYENSVKVPLIFSQPGRLPQGAVTEALTSGYDFAPTLLDYLGLPGMGDERLPGRSFVPALMGQEDPGHDSVVVFSEYGSTRMVRTREWKYVHRYPYGPHELYRLADDPDERANLAERAEHAGTVRELRQQLSQWFHRYVDPRLDGKALPVTGQGQLGLVGPGEEENAFAQGDG; encoded by the coding sequence GTGGTAGCCTGGCCGCCCCAGGCGGCGAAGAAGCTCACTCCCGAGCCGAGCCGGACACGCACCAACGTCATCTTCATCCTCACCGACGACCAGGGCATCTGGGCTTCGGGCTGCTACGGCAACCCCGAGATTCGCACGCCCAACATCGACCGACTGGCTGCCACCGGAGTGCGCTTCTCCAACTTCTTCTGCACCTCGCCGGTGTGCTCCCCTAGCCGAGCCACGCTCATGACCGGGCGGGTGCCTTCCCGTCACGGCGTCCACGACTGGATCCGGGAGGGGAATGTGCCTCCCAATGCGGTGGAGTACCTCCAGGGCCAGACCACCTACACCGACGTCCTGGCCGCTCACGGCTACCACTGCGGCATCAGCGGCAAGTGGCACCTGGGTGCCAGCCAGCTGCAACAGCACCACTTCAGCCATTGGTACGTCCACCAGTCGGGGGGCGGCCCCTACCACAACGCCCCCATGGTTCGGGACGGCAAGCTGATCAACGAGCCAGGGTACGTCACCAACGCTATCACTGACGACGCCCTAGCCTTCCTGGAGGCGCGGGCGGGCGAGGAAGCTCCCTTCTACCTGAGCGTGCACTACACCGCTCCTCACAGCCCCTGGACGGGCCATCCTCAGGACATCGTAGACTCGTACGACGACTGTCCCTTCGAGAGCTGCCCCCAGGAGCCCCGCCACCCCTGGGCCATCTGGCTCACGGACCAGAACCTGGGCAACCGGGAGTCGCTCAAGGGCTACTTCGCCGCCGTCACCGCCATGGACGCCGACGTGGGCCGCATCCTGGACCGGGTGGAGGAACTCAGCCTGCGGGAGAACACCCTCATCATCTTCAACAGCGACAACGGGTTCAGCTGCGGACACCACGGCTTCTGGGGCAAGGGTAACGGCACCTTCCCCCTCAACATGTACGAGAACTCGGTCAAGGTGCCTCTCATCTTCTCCCAGCCCGGCCGGCTGCCCCAGGGTGCGGTGACGGAGGCCCTGACCAGCGGCTATGACTTCGCTCCCACCCTGCTGGACTACCTTGGCCTGCCGGGCATGGGCGACGAGCGATTGCCGGGAAGGAGCTTCGTGCCCGCGCTGATGGGGCAGGAGGACCCCGGGCACGATAGCGTGGTGGTCTTCTCCGAGTATGGCTCCACTCGCATGGTACGCACCCGGGAGTGGAAGTACGTTCACCGCTACCCCTACGGCCCTCACGAGCTCTACCGACTGGCCGACGACCCGGACGAGCGGGCCAACCTGGCCGAACGGGCCGAGCACGCCGGGACGGTGCGCGAGCTGCGGCAGCAGCTGAGCCAGTGGTTCCACCGGTACGTGGACCCCCGGCTGGACGGCAAGGCCCTGCCGGTGACGGGACAGGGGCAGTTGGGGTTGGTTGGTCCCGGCGAAGAGGAGAACGCCTTCGCCCAGGGCGATGGCTAG
- a CDS encoding MATE family efflux transporter has protein sequence MLRGAGNAREALWLAIIGNLANVALLPLLVQGMIGLPPLGVAGAALSTVFAQAIAVTAGTGMLLSGRARVALLWRRVRPDWAVIRTMVTIGIPSAVQAVLRSSSRVAMIAIVAPFGTAAIAGYGVATRLTVMLLTPGFGMGNAAGTLVGQNLGAQKPQRAERSAWTIAWINLAFMLVAMALMALKAPEAVQWFNCTEDVAGVAVRAIRVVAIAYAFGAVGVVMGRALDGAGNTVPAMMVNLTTLWGVQVPVGLVLSRFTPLALDGVWVGWALASAANAVAMAYWFRRGGWKRKKV, from the coding sequence GTGCTGCGGGGCGCGGGCAACGCCAGGGAGGCCCTGTGGCTAGCGATCATCGGGAATCTGGCTAACGTAGCCCTGCTGCCGCTCCTGGTGCAGGGCATGATCGGCCTGCCGCCGCTGGGAGTGGCCGGGGCGGCGCTCTCCACCGTCTTTGCGCAGGCGATCGCGGTGACTGCCGGCACGGGAATGCTGCTCAGCGGCCGAGCCCGGGTGGCGCTGCTGTGGCGCCGGGTAAGACCCGATTGGGCCGTCATCCGCACCATGGTGACCATCGGCATTCCCAGCGCGGTGCAGGCGGTGCTGCGCAGTTCCTCGCGAGTGGCCATGATCGCCATCGTGGCGCCTTTCGGCACTGCGGCGATCGCCGGATACGGGGTGGCCACTCGGCTCACGGTCATGCTGCTGACCCCTGGCTTCGGCATGGGCAATGCTGCCGGCACCCTGGTGGGCCAGAACCTGGGGGCCCAGAAGCCACAGCGGGCGGAGCGCAGCGCCTGGACCATCGCCTGGATCAACCTGGCCTTCATGCTGGTGGCGATGGCGCTCATGGCCCTGAAGGCACCCGAGGCGGTGCAGTGGTTCAACTGCACCGAGGATGTGGCCGGGGTGGCGGTGCGCGCCATCCGGGTGGTGGCGATCGCCTACGCCTTTGGCGCCGTGGGCGTGGTGATGGGGCGAGCGCTGGATGGTGCCGGGAACACGGTGCCGGCCATGATGGTGAACCTGACCACTCTGTGGGGGGTGCAGGTGCCGGTGGGGCTGGTCCTGTCGCGCTTCACTCCCCTCGCACTCGACGGGGTCTGGGTGGGCTGGGCCCTGGCAAGCGCGGCGAACGCGGTGGCCATGGCCTACTGGTTCCGCCGGGGAGGCTGGAAGCGCAAGAAGGTGTAG
- a CDS encoding ISAs1 family transposase encodes YPLGAIVGMLILGALHGEQSLRGMRLWGVGHWQEIWQALGFRSGRRPPAHSTVWYALRGLEEGALEGVLGQWAQKQYGEAEHISVDGKTLRGSRRGRERALALVVALAQELRVVVAQRGVKEGDELQAALGVLRSLDLEGKVVTVDAGLMQRGVVEAVVEGGGQYLGPLKGNHPELKALVDDYIRPEVFPPGPGAKG; translated from the coding sequence TATCCTCTGGGGGCGATCGTGGGGATGCTGATACTGGGGGCGTTGCACGGAGAGCAGTCGCTGCGGGGGATGCGACTGTGGGGGGTGGGGCACTGGCAGGAGATATGGCAGGCTTTGGGTTTTCGCAGTGGGCGGCGGCCTCCAGCCCACTCGACGGTATGGTATGCCCTGCGGGGTTTGGAGGAGGGGGCTCTGGAGGGGGTGTTGGGGCAGTGGGCCCAGAAGCAGTATGGGGAAGCGGAGCACATAAGCGTGGACGGCAAGACCCTGCGGGGCAGCCGGCGGGGCCGGGAGCGGGCCCTGGCGCTGGTGGTGGCGCTGGCCCAGGAGCTGCGGGTAGTGGTGGCCCAGCGGGGGGTGAAGGAGGGGGACGAACTGCAGGCGGCCCTGGGGGTGCTAAGGAGCCTGGACCTGGAGGGCAAGGTGGTGACGGTGGATGCCGGGCTTATGCAGCGAGGGGTAGTGGAGGCGGTAGTGGAGGGGGGAGGGCAGTATCTGGGCCCTCTCAAAGGCAACCACCCCGAGCTCAAGGCTCTGGTGGATGACTACATCCGACCCGAGGTTTTCCCCCCTGGGCCAGGAGCGAAGGGCTGA
- a CDS encoding carbohydrate ABC transporter permease has translation MIIARVVVLYALMAIFALTFLFPFIWMLSTSLKVPEQVWAIPPVWIPDPPVLQNYTDAIRSVPTIRYLRNTLIITLFPTAATLLASSCVAFAFSRLEWRGRNLWFSLLLSTMMLPGQVTMIPVFVGFHRLGWVNTFRPLLVPSLFGSAFYIFLLRQFFLSIPREMDEAATMDGAIPPVIWWKITLPLAGPALAAVAIFSFIGHWNDFMGPLIYLQRSVMWPLSLGLLGFRQQYLTKWEQIMAYSLMVMLPCLLVFFFSQRYFIQGITLSGLKG, from the coding sequence ATGATCATCGCCCGGGTGGTGGTGTTGTACGCCCTGATGGCCATTTTCGCCCTGACTTTCCTGTTTCCCTTCATTTGGATGCTGTCCACTTCTCTCAAGGTACCGGAGCAAGTGTGGGCCATCCCGCCCGTGTGGATCCCGGACCCTCCCGTGCTACAGAACTACACCGACGCCATCAGGTCGGTTCCCACGATTCGGTACCTGCGCAACACGTTGATCATCACCCTGTTTCCCACCGCCGCCACCCTGCTAGCATCGTCTTGCGTGGCGTTTGCCTTCTCTAGGCTTGAGTGGCGGGGCCGCAACCTCTGGTTCTCTCTGCTGCTGTCCACCATGATGCTGCCCGGACAGGTGACGATGATACCCGTCTTTGTTGGCTTTCACCGTCTTGGGTGGGTGAATACCTTTCGCCCGTTGCTCGTCCCGTCGCTGTTCGGTAGCGCCTTTTACATCTTCCTCTTGCGTCAGTTCTTCCTCAGCATTCCCCGGGAGATGGATGAGGCGGCGACGATGGATGGCGCCATCCCGCCTGTCATCTGGTGGAAGATCACCTTACCCCTAGCCGGGCCGGCGCTGGCAGCAGTGGCGATCTTTTCCTTCATCGGCCACTGGAATGACTTCATGGGGCCACTCATTTACCTGCAGCGCTCGGTCATGTGGCCGCTGTCACTAGGGTTGCTCGGGTTCAGGCAGCAGTATCTGACTAAGTGGGAGCAGATCATGGCCTACTCGCTGATGGTCATGCTCCCCTGCCTGCTCGTGTTCTTCTTCTCCCAGCGCTACTTCATCCAGGGGATAACGCTGTCCGGGCTCAAGGGGTAA
- a CDS encoding rubrerythrin family protein, giving the protein MAVPIQLDVAAKRAALAAQANELTEYHVYTRLADSTQDEDNARVLRAIGEDELRHYRFWARLTGEEPKPDRWRIWWYLFISRLFGLTFGMRLLERAEEYAHEVAYRRLIGVVPGIEAVAQDEEKHEQQLIELIDEERLRYVGSVVLGLNDALVELTGTLAGLTFALRNTDLIAVSGLITGIAASLSMAASGYLSAREEEGEQDPLKSSLYTGAAYVLAVAFLVLPFLLLGNPYAALAWTGINAVGLIAVFNYYVSVARDISFKDRFLEMAAISLGVAVVSFGLGYLVRVFLGVDV; this is encoded by the coding sequence ATGGCGGTCCCGATACAGCTTGATGTGGCAGCGAAGCGGGCGGCATTGGCAGCCCAGGCGAACGAGCTCACTGAGTACCACGTCTACACTCGCCTGGCGGATTCGACCCAAGACGAGGACAATGCGCGGGTGCTACGCGCTATTGGAGAGGATGAGCTGCGCCACTACCGCTTCTGGGCCCGGCTGACGGGCGAGGAGCCCAAGCCGGACCGGTGGCGCATTTGGTGGTACCTCTTCATCTCTCGCCTCTTCGGGCTCACTTTCGGCATGAGGCTGCTCGAGCGGGCCGAGGAGTACGCCCACGAAGTGGCCTACCGACGGCTTATAGGTGTCGTACCCGGGATCGAGGCGGTGGCCCAGGACGAGGAGAAGCATGAGCAGCAGCTGATCGAACTCATAGACGAGGAAAGGCTGCGCTACGTGGGTTCGGTGGTCCTGGGCCTGAACGACGCTCTGGTGGAGCTCACCGGGACGCTGGCCGGGCTCACCTTCGCCCTGCGAAACACCGACTTGATCGCCGTCTCGGGGCTAATCACCGGCATCGCCGCCTCCCTGTCCATGGCCGCGTCCGGATACCTGTCCGCTCGGGAGGAAGAGGGGGAGCAAGACCCGCTCAAGTCCTCGCTGTACACTGGTGCCGCGTACGTGCTGGCAGTGGCATTCCTGGTGTTGCCTTTCCTGCTCCTAGGTAACCCTTATGCTGCCCTGGCGTGGACCGGGATCAACGCGGTGGGCCTGATCGCTGTCTTCAACTACTATGTGTCGGTGGCCCGGGACATCTCCTTCAAGGATCGCTTCCTGGAGATGGCCGCTATCAGCCTGGGGGTGGCGGTGGTGAGCTTCGGGCTGGGATACCTCGTGCGCGTGTTCCTCGGGGTGGATGTATGA
- a CDS encoding glycosyltransferase family 2 protein produces the protein MSAEQQTGSGPHLSVVIPVYNEQACIQANLRQVLDYLSQQPFPSEVIVVDDGSRDDTAALVGEVAHSAPSLRLIRNDHRGKAYAVRTGVLAAEGDYVLFADADLATPIHQAEKLLAALESGYDVAIGSREGYGARRYNEPWTRHLMGRVFNLVVRALVMGQHRDTQCGFKAFTRAAAQDIFRSVHLYGPSAPVLNAPLVTGFDVELLYLAHLKGYRVADLPVEWHYGPGSKVNPLRDSWRNFKDVLRVRYYALCGRYGE, from the coding sequence ATGTCAGCAGAGCAACAGACCGGATCGGGGCCGCACCTGTCGGTGGTCATCCCCGTCTACAACGAACAGGCCTGCATCCAGGCCAACCTGCGCCAGGTCCTCGACTACCTGAGCCAGCAGCCGTTCCCCAGCGAGGTCATAGTGGTGGACGACGGCAGCCGCGACGACACCGCCGCCCTGGTCGGCGAGGTGGCTCATTCCGCCCCGTCGCTGCGCCTCATTCGCAACGACCACCGGGGCAAGGCCTATGCCGTTCGTACCGGAGTGCTGGCGGCCGAGGGCGATTACGTCCTCTTCGCCGATGCGGACCTAGCTACCCCCATCCACCAGGCAGAGAAGCTCTTGGCGGCCCTGGAGAGCGGTTACGACGTGGCCATCGGCTCCCGCGAGGGCTACGGTGCCCGGCGCTACAACGAGCCCTGGACCCGTCACCTCATGGGTCGGGTCTTCAACCTGGTCGTGCGAGCGCTGGTCATGGGCCAGCACCGCGACACCCAGTGCGGGTTCAAGGCCTTCACCCGGGCGGCGGCCCAGGACATATTCCGCTCCGTTCACCTCTACGGTCCCTCGGCGCCGGTGCTCAACGCACCGCTAGTGACCGGTTTCGATGTGGAACTCCTCTACCTGGCGCATCTCAAGGGCTACCGAGTGGCGGACTTGCCGGTGGAGTGGCACTACGGCCCCGGCAGCAAGGTGAACCCGCTGCGGGATTCCTGGCGCAACTTCAAGGACGTTCTGCGCGTGCGCTACTACGCCCTGTGCGGGCGGTATGGTGAGTAG
- a CDS encoding sulfatase-like hydrolase/transferase translates to MTKPNVLLFLTDGHRADALGCYGNPVLRTPYLDALAREGVRFTGSFSAHTVCMPSRASIFTGRYPHVHGVWANGIPLSRSEVTLAQVLAENGYRTGAFGKIHFEPQQAADYPPALDREESYYGFQEVRLSENKMGPDYLAFVDEHYPDLSEAVRSRQPVPEEAHQITWITDQAMDFIGRNAGGTQPFFCFCSYHELIPPSHSPEEYTGRYRPEDMPEPKRREGELDAKPPYLKDCYEGSLRMRNEAHAILPYPDDETLRRYLASYYDMATFLDHQFGRLAASLQEHSLWDDTIVLFTSDHGLCLNDHWQWRHGPFLYDQVMNVPMIWRVPGMTRPGQVDDSLVESVDIMPTILDLAGVEVPAGVQGRSIRLLLAQETGAQGRDSVLGQDRESPELMARGVDPTGHEVKALRTREWKLIHYPGRPYGELYDLINDPDEFENLWAKPRYAGKRQEMERLLLERLCAAEDPLPQRRHMW, encoded by the coding sequence ATGACGAAGCCCAACGTTCTTCTGTTCCTCACCGACGGTCATCGGGCGGATGCTCTGGGCTGCTACGGGAATCCGGTCCTTCGTACGCCATACCTCGATGCGCTGGCTCGGGAGGGGGTGCGCTTCACCGGCAGCTTTAGCGCACACACTGTCTGCATGCCCTCACGAGCTTCCATCTTCACCGGGCGCTATCCGCACGTGCATGGAGTGTGGGCCAATGGCATCCCGCTCTCGCGAAGCGAGGTGACGTTGGCGCAGGTTCTAGCCGAGAACGGATACCGCACGGGCGCCTTTGGCAAGATCCACTTCGAGCCCCAACAGGCTGCCGACTATCCCCCAGCGTTGGACCGGGAGGAGAGCTACTATGGCTTCCAAGAGGTCCGGCTCAGTGAGAACAAGATGGGCCCCGACTACTTGGCCTTCGTAGATGAACACTACCCCGACCTAAGCGAGGCGGTCAGAAGCCGGCAACCTGTCCCCGAGGAGGCGCATCAGATCACGTGGATCACCGATCAGGCAATGGACTTCATAGGCCGAAACGCTGGCGGTACGCAGCCGTTCTTCTGCTTCTGCTCCTACCATGAGCTAATACCGCCGTCGCACTCGCCCGAGGAGTACACTGGGCGTTATCGTCCTGAGGACATGCCAGAGCCGAAGCGCAGAGAGGGGGAACTCGACGCCAAGCCGCCCTACCTCAAGGACTGCTACGAGGGGTCGCTGCGTATGCGCAATGAGGCGCATGCTATCTTGCCGTATCCGGACGATGAGACCCTTAGGCGCTACTTGGCCAGCTACTACGACATGGCCACGTTCCTGGATCACCAGTTCGGACGACTGGCTGCCAGCCTACAGGAGCATTCCCTCTGGGACGACACCATCGTGCTCTTCACCTCTGACCACGGGCTATGCCTGAACGATCACTGGCAGTGGCGCCACGGCCCCTTCCTCTATGATCAGGTGATGAACGTGCCCATGATATGGCGCGTGCCGGGAATGACACGTCCTGGCCAGGTGGACGACAGCCTAGTGGAGTCCGTGGACATCATGCCGACGATTCTCGATCTAGCCGGGGTAGAGGTGCCGGCAGGAGTGCAGGGGCGGTCCATCCGTCTTCTGCTGGCCCAGGAAACCGGTGCTCAGGGGAGGGACTCTGTACTCGGCCAAGACCGGGAGTCACCGGAACTGATGGCGCGTGGCGTCGACCCGACCGGCCACGAGGTCAAGGCGCTGCGCACGCGGGAATGGAAGCTGATCCACTACCCCGGACGCCCGTACGGTGAGCTCTACGACCTGATCAATGACCCCGATGAGTTCGAGAACCTCTGGGCCAAGCCGCGCTATGCTGGCAAGAGACAGGAAATGGAGCGACTGCTTCTTGAGCGTCTTTGTGCGGCGGAGGATCCTCTGCCGCAGAGGAGGCACATGTGGTAG
- a CDS encoding amidohydrolase family protein, whose protein sequence is MILDFHIHVGDFRRAGDTERIPVTWDNLMERLDDEGIDKAVLLPVYPSPENYIGPAFLTSGGLDVRTQVLEAARYQDRIIPFGNLDPRWLGNSPEADFGPLLDWFQEQGCRGIGEITANVPIDDPRTVNMFRQAGARGLPVLIHNVGYLPGTYGLQDHPGAPGLAKLLEAAPQTNVVGHGQGFWAEIGAGLTMQEKMGYPKGAIEEEGALPRLLRQYPNLYGDISAGSGHNAITRDPEYGVRFINEFQDRLAFGTDVCFGGPQDRMPHLTRPQCCQPRSHSSPALRDRPGSVPGADWNTRCDAAGDGPGGRRGRATFGGAVPASDFCGAAHHHGGAGPECGAAGRGQRQGGPVASDHRESG, encoded by the coding sequence ATGATCCTAGACTTCCACATTCACGTGGGTGACTTTCGCCGGGCGGGGGACACGGAACGCATCCCCGTCACCTGGGACAACCTCATGGAGCGGCTGGACGATGAGGGCATAGACAAGGCGGTGCTCCTGCCCGTCTACCCCTCGCCCGAGAACTACATCGGGCCGGCCTTCCTCACCTCTGGCGGTCTGGACGTCCGCACTCAGGTCCTCGAGGCTGCCCGTTACCAAGACCGCATCATTCCCTTCGGCAACCTCGATCCCCGGTGGCTGGGTAACAGCCCCGAGGCGGACTTCGGTCCCCTGCTGGACTGGTTCCAGGAGCAAGGCTGTCGAGGGATCGGGGAGATCACGGCCAACGTGCCCATAGACGACCCCCGCACGGTGAACATGTTCCGCCAGGCTGGCGCCCGTGGCCTCCCGGTTCTGATCCACAACGTGGGTTACCTGCCCGGCACCTACGGCCTCCAGGACCACCCCGGGGCGCCAGGCCTGGCCAAGCTGCTGGAGGCGGCCCCTCAGACCAACGTCGTCGGCCATGGCCAAGGCTTCTGGGCCGAGATCGGGGCGGGGCTCACCATGCAGGAGAAGATGGGCTATCCCAAGGGAGCGATCGAGGAAGAGGGAGCCCTCCCTCGATTGCTGCGGCAGTACCCCAACCTGTACGGCGACATCTCGGCCGGCAGCGGTCACAACGCCATCACCCGCGATCCCGAGTACGGCGTGCGCTTCATCAACGAGTTCCAGGACCGGCTGGCGTTCGGCACCGATGTCTGCTTCGGTGGGCCTCAGGACCGCATGCCGCACCTGACGCGACCTCAGTGCTGCCAGCCACGCAGCCACTCAAGCCCTGCTCTTCGGGACCGCCCTGGGAGTGTGCCTGGGGCTGATTGGAATACTAGGTGCGACGCCGCTGGTGACGGTCCTGGGGGCAGGCGAGGACGTGCTACCTTCGGCGGTGCTGTACCTGCGTCTGACTTTTGCGGGGCTGCCCATCATCACGGTGGCGCTGGTCCTGAGTGCGGTGCTGCGGGGCGCGGGCAACGCCAGGGAGGCCCTGTGGCTAGCGATCATCGGGAATCTGGCTAA
- a CDS encoding transposase, giving the protein MLRWDKQRGRLERRELWVVEAGELGAYLEREWNWRGLRQAGLIRRTRVDMATGQTKVETTTWVTSLSPQQADPETIAKLLRDHWQIENALHRVRDVTQGEDLHHARVTGLALAAIRSLALNLLRSLGFPLVPDAIRHLRLHPEASLALLTQP; this is encoded by the coding sequence GTGTTGCGCTGGGATAAGCAGCGGGGGCGGCTGGAGCGTCGAGAGCTGTGGGTGGTGGAGGCGGGGGAGTTGGGGGCCTACCTGGAGCGGGAGTGGAACTGGCGGGGGCTGAGGCAGGCAGGTCTCATCAGGCGCACCAGGGTGGATATGGCCACGGGGCAGACGAAGGTAGAGACCACCACCTGGGTCACCAGCCTGAGCCCCCAGCAGGCCGACCCCGAGACCATCGCCAAGCTGCTGCGGGACCACTGGCAAATCGAGAATGCCCTGCATCGGGTGCGTGACGTGACCCAAGGCGAGGACCTCCACCATGCCCGAGTGACCGGCCTGGCCCTGGCAGCTATACGGAGCCTGGCCCTCAACCTCCTGCGCTCCCTAGGCTTCCCCCTTGTCCCCGACGCCATCCGTCACCTGCGTCTCCACCCTGAAGCCAGCCTCGCCCTCCTCACCCAACCATAG
- a CDS encoding sugar ABC transporter permease — protein sequence MAAPWIVGFFTLTLGPMLASVYFSLTDYSVLQPPRFVGLDNFRVMFFEDPRYFTVLYNTMYYTVLHVPLSMILALTVAILLNQGLPGENVLRTIYYMPSVVSGVAVSMLWLWLFDPNLGLVNVVLGWVGIQGPVWLMDPNWSKPALVLMSMWGIGGQMVIFLAGLQGVPQEMYEAAMVDGASWWHKIRFVTVPLITPTIFFNLIMGVIGSFQVFTSAYVMTNGGPVNSTLFYVLYLYESAFRYFEMGYACALAWVLFFIIMAFTLVQFYTSGKWVYYEMPASRARAA from the coding sequence ATGGCTGCCCCGTGGATAGTCGGCTTCTTCACCCTCACCCTGGGCCCAATGCTGGCCTCGGTCTACTTCAGCCTGACGGACTACAGCGTGTTGCAGCCACCCCGCTTCGTGGGACTGGACAACTTCCGGGTGATGTTCTTCGAGGATCCCAGGTACTTCACCGTCCTGTATAACACCATGTACTACACCGTCCTGCATGTCCCGTTGTCTATGATCCTTGCTCTCACCGTTGCCATCTTGCTGAATCAGGGGCTGCCAGGGGAGAACGTCTTACGTACCATCTACTACATGCCCTCGGTGGTGTCAGGGGTGGCCGTGTCCATGCTCTGGCTCTGGCTGTTCGACCCCAACCTTGGGCTAGTGAACGTGGTGCTGGGCTGGGTCGGCATCCAAGGACCAGTCTGGCTAATGGATCCCAACTGGTCGAAGCCGGCACTGGTTCTCATGAGTATGTGGGGCATCGGTGGCCAGATGGTCATCTTCCTGGCGGGCCTGCAGGGGGTGCCACAGGAGATGTACGAGGCTGCCATGGTGGACGGGGCCAGTTGGTGGCACAAGATCCGCTTCGTGACCGTGCCGCTGATCACACCTACGATCTTCTTCAACCTCATCATGGGGGTCATAGGCTCATTCCAAGTCTTCACCTCGGCCTACGTCATGACCAACGGGGGCCCAGTCAACTCAACGCTGTTCTACGTCCTCTACCTGTACGAGAGTGCCTTCCGTTACTTCGAGATGGGGTACGCGTGCGCCCTGGCTTGGGTTCTCTTCTTCATCATCATGGCCTTTACCCTGGTGCAGTTCTACACGTCCGGGAAGTGGGTGTACTACGAGATGCCAGCCTCGCGAGCCAGGGCTGCCTAG